In a single window of the Drosophila albomicans strain 15112-1751.03 chromosome 3, ASM965048v2, whole genome shotgun sequence genome:
- the LOC117566959 gene encoding uncharacterized protein LOC117566959 isoform X3 encodes MIVQFKCLGLALLLVSLVPNESSAYQPGSGLSAHATYASNARAQEQLAPIYDRDAPCPAHYNGLKPYPHDCHRYINCAEGRPSIQTCASGTAFNPSTLVCDQASKRTCESAAQPNRSERLQQLDAEPKCAPGLTGLQPHPYDCSKFLNCANGQTYVQSCGPGTAFSPTMLVCDFRHKVQCGDNHNFNGATTAAANGQASDFAVDLSCPPGVRGPHPHPTDPHKYLSCGIGMQPIVQECELSWVFDSNLLTCVSSHRQAHSYSARNDLLCPDGVEGLFVHPFDQTKYLSCKNGKVAVQSCEPQKVFSISRGNCHLKSQLSYSDYVTFMVSDISYEYSLILTHCPDGTSGLHLYPYDAGKYIQCAAGGALTVISCTPSMGYSYTRHSCQLLEHLSRSERVKFWSELVTTSYDQVSQSELSYGQVSYSKLSTCPQSLQGKFAYPFNAAYFVLCQNGQLRVESCPWGTYYSITKRNCLSANQLASHEYLDYSYTSVQLSSNFRQDLSFVVCPENAVGYFLHPFDCNKYFSCRGQQTFIKSCAEGKVFSISQRICVDTSRLAAYFDRVDYLERTTDELYQQSQQTAVESGGYAQSGSSRLVETHSSPKCAPGVSGLQTHPYDCTKFLNCANGQTYIQDCGPGTAFSPSLKVCDFKHKVDCGANHYGENSSNGYYQQSVAGSGAYDQFGSGRLVETHSTPKCAPGVSGLQPHPYDCTKFLNCANGQTFIQDCGPGTAFSPNLKVCDYKHKVDCGANRLNTSLNNEYREPRTHQGSYDQSGSASGIKTTTYQGGDRWSNMNMQRPAGIGFGYPGQQQPSQPPQPHQPAGWSGHGSSYSQQSPTQSVLYVEGSLQPKRNYPESATNTIYKAPLAPMAPVPTTTTSSQEHIYYAQPVDEPQTLSRQNFSRRIDVHVPSNEWRPLPQNPSSPPQYPSYQPQNPSTLPQHPSTLSGQRPLDLDYDPSTPTSPNPYGIDYEPSRDSPRPTYRERLQPDFNSRTTPPPLPGQRPLDLDYNPHTSVDQLPSASGHQPSFRPPPPVPGVPANHSPSYHAPSQPSDESNLYGGLQPPPPSPANTLTTTTQSSVRTFPIYPPLSNASPNQPGSYPHYSPPYAGVAHSRNTSWHKAPPPAPAPDPFNAQEEYDDQDLDDAELLTTSTEKSGLRPPPFKHDFYNPTQSAQPNVDPNSKAALNEALRLMLRPYFNHSGNAAEALTLRAESAIASAISRPPTSTTPRTVRHLSGQTPKDDVEMIVAGEQASLDDSDDSVVPDAGETARTEQTLNPTTYANGYDTTDFQRTTRKVDVEGSTTPSNWHTQGHSREFHLRHPNMPDPFEKPQHHHNPHHPHHDHNHHQHHNPSHSEHQHSRRFHSQHPNLPNPFADEEQKPQQQDDDEEFLPNPNAEATTPQSVDISFRGDFEDSCEFDCGGGKCVKQSQVCDGVNNCGNRKDESRCDHLGYQLRLTGGNSPNMGRVEVKINGQWGYVCDDNFGLRDADVVCRELGFKMGAAEVRGNSFYVPPERNFNYVMDAVDCRGNETKLKDCDFKGWGVHNCGVDEVVGVVCKVPLLKCPNNLWLCHTSKECIPPAFVCDNTADCADKSDESDAVCKAPVEYRLEGGRSPNEGRLEVKYHGVWGSVCDDDFNMKSAQVACNSLGYYGTPKMEANIFGPGNGPIWLDQVMCQGNETSIDTCSHWNWGEHNCNHTEDVSLRCTAGPRPRQQRLFTKLQPTSANKTAGDASAVSFSDIGLWERSSKALHTPRRCGIFKDDLLDEFAHPEERVVKGSVARRGRHPWQATIRTRGRGGISSHWCGAVVISKRHLLTAAHCLYGHRKGAYFVRVGDHYANIAEHSEVDSFIENWYTHEQFRQPTHMNNDIAVVVLKTPLKFNDYVQPICLPERGAPLTENRTCTISGWGSIKSGVSTPSQELRAAQLPILPDTTCKQLNVYGDAMTEGMFCAGSMDESVDACEGDSGGPLVCSDEDGETLYGIISWGQHCGYQNRPGVYVRVCHYVDWIYEKINQSLMRM; translated from the exons ATGATCGTTCAATTTAAGTGCCTGGGACTGGCGCTTCTTCTGGTGTCGCTGGTC CCAAATGAATCGAGCGCTTATCAACCTGGCAGCGGGTTATCAGCTCATGCGACTTATGCCAGCAATGCGAGAGCTCAAGAGCAGCTGGCGCCCATCTATGATCGTGATGCGCCTTGCCCGGCTCACTATAATGGATTGAAACCATATCCACACGACTGCCATCGCTATATCAACTGCGCCGAGGGTCGTCCGTCGATACAGACATGTGCTTCAGGCACAGCGTTCAATCCCTCGACGCTCGTCTGTGATCAGGCGAGTAAAAGGACGTGCGAAAGTGCCGCTCAACCGAATCGTTCGGAGCGTCTGCAACAACTGGATGCGGAACCCAAGTGCGCACCAGGCTTGACTGGACTGCAGCCACATCCTTACGACTGCAGCAAGTTCCTGAACTGCGCCAATGGACAGACTTATGTACAATCTTGTGGACCTGGCACTGCTTTCAGTCCAACCATGTTGGTCTGTGATTTTAGGCACAAAGTGCAGTGCGGAGATAATCATAATTTCAATGGCGctacaactgctgctgctaacg GTCAAGCAAGTGATTTTGCGGTGGATCTAAGTTGCCCGCCTGGGGTACGAGGTCCGCATCCCCATCCCACTGACCCTCACAAGTATCTCTCCTGTGGAATTGGCATGCAACCCATTGTACAGGAATGTGAGTTGTCTTGGGTATTCGATAGCAATCTTTTGACGTGTGTTTCTAGCCACCGCCAAGCTCATTCCTACT CTGCCCGGAATGATTTACTCTGTCCCGACGGTGTCGAGGGTTTGTTTGTGCATCCCTTCGATCAGACAAAGTATCTCAGCTGTAAAAATGGCAAGGTAGCTGTGCAAAGCTGTGAGCCCCAGAAAGTGTTTAGCATATCGAGAGGCAACTGTCACCTCAAATCTCAGTTGAGCTATAGCGATTATGTGACTTTTATGGTCTCAGATATCAGCTACGAGTATT CATTGATACTGACCCATTGTCCTGATGGCACATCTGGCCTTCATCTTTATCCCTACGATGCTGGCAAGTACATACAATGTGCTGCTGGCGGAGCGTTGACTGTGATCAGCTGTACTCCAAGTATGGGCTACAGTTATACTCGACATAGTTGTCAGCTACTTGAGCACTTGAGTCGCAGCGAACGGGTAAAGTTCTGGTCAGAGTTGGTCACAACCAGCTATGATCAGGTTTCACAATCGGAGCTAAGCTATGGTCAGGTTTCGTACTCCAAGCTGTCGACTTGTCCGCAAAGTCTGCAGGGCAAGTTTGCCTATCCCTTCAATGCGGCTTACTTTGTGCTCTGCCAGAATGGTCAGCTGCGTGTGGAGTCGTGTCCATGGGGCACTTACTATAGCATCACAAAGCGTAATTGCTTGTCGGCCAATCAGTTGGCATCACATGAATATCTGGATTATTCCTACACCAGCGTGCAATTGTCCA GCAACTTTAGGCAAGAcctttcatttgttgtttgtcccGAGAATGCTGTGGGTTACTTTTTGCATCCTTTTGACTGCAATAAATACTTCAGCTGTCGCGGCCAGCAGACTTTCATCAAGAGCTGTGCAGAGGGCAAGGTATTTAGCATCTCACAGCGAATTTGTGTGGATACATCGCGTTTGGCTGCCTACTTTGATCGTGTGGATTATCTGGAAAGAACAACAGATGAGCTTTATCAGCAGAGTCAGCAGACAGCAGTCGAAAGTGGAGGCTATGCTCAGTCTGGATCATCACGTTTAGTGGAGACGCATTCATCACCCAAGTGCGCTCCTGGTGTGTCCGGTTTGCAGACACATCCTTACGATTGCACCAAGTTCCTGAACTGCGCCAATGGCCAGACTTATATACAAGATTGTGGACCTGGCACCGCCTTTAGTCCTTCGCTAAAGGTCTGCGATTTCAAGCATAAAGTGGATTGCGGTGCTAATCATTATGGGGAAAATTCATCGAACGGATATTACCAACAATCAGTAGCTGGAAGTGGAGCATATGACCAGTTTGGCTCAGGTCGTTTGGTAGAAACGCATTCAACACCCAAGTGCGCTCCTGGTGTTTCTGGATTACAGCCACATCCCTACGATTGTACCAAGTTCCTGAATTGCGCCAATGGACAGACTTTTATTCAAGATTGTGGACCCGGAACAGCTTTCAGTCCAAACCTAAAGGTCTGTGATTACAAGCATAAAGTGGATTGCGGTGCAAATCGTTTAAATACATCTTTAAACAACG AATACCGTGAGCCGCGCACACATCAAGGAAGCTACGATCAGTCAGGTAGTGCTTCAGGCATTAAGACGACAACATATCAAGGTGGTGATCGATGGAGTAACATGAACATGCAGCGACCTGCTGGCATTGGCTTTGGCTATCCcggacagcagcagccttCACAGCCTCCACAACCTCACCAGCCGGCTGGTTGGTCGGGCCACGGAAGCTCCTACAGTCAGCAATCGCCCACGCAAAGCGTGCTCTATGTGGAGGGTTCACTGCAGCCAAAGCGTAATTATCCTGAGTCAGCCACAAACACAATCTATAAAGCACCGCTGGCTCCAATGGCGCCCgtgccaacgacaacgacatcaaGCCAGGAGCATATCTATTATGCCCAGCCCGTGGATGAACCACAAACTTTGTCGCGTCAGAACTTTAGTCGCAGAATCGATGTGCATGTGCCGTCTAATGAATGGCGACCACTGCCCCAAAATCCCTCCTCCCCGCCTCAATATCCTTCCTACCAACCCCAAAATCCTTCTACACTACCTCAACACCCATCTACTCTGTCCGGACAGCGACCCCTGGACCTAGATTACGATCCGTCTACTCCCACTAGTCCCAACCCTTATGGTATTGATTACGAACCCTCTCGAGATAGTCCCCGACCTACATACCGGGAGCGGCTTCAGCCAGACTTTAATTCGCGGACCACTCCACCTCCTCTACCCGGACAACGACCTCTAGACCTCGACTACAACCCACACACAAGTGTTGACCAGCTGCCCAGTGCTTCAGGGCATCAGCCCAGTTTTAGGCCACCACCTCCAGTTCCTGGCGTGCCCGCTAATCACAGTCCAAGTTATCATGCTCCTTCTCAACCTTCAGACGAGTCCAATCTCTATGGTGGCCTGCAGCCACCACCACCTTCTCCTGCAAATACCTTGACTACCACAACCCAGTCGAGTGTGCGCACGTTTCCCATTTATCCGCCCTTAAGCAACGCATCGCCTAATCAGCCAGGCAGCTATCCTCATTATAGTCCACCCTATGCAGGTGTTGCGCACTCGCGTAATACTTCTTGGCACAAGGCGCCACCgccagctccagctcctgATCCGTTCAATGCCCAAGAGGAATACGATGATCAGGACTTGGATGATGCTGAGCTGCTGACCACAAGTACTGAAAAAAGTGGTTTGAGGCCACCGCCGTTCAAGCATGACTTTTACAATCCCACGCAAAGTGCCCAACCCAATGTGGATCCGAATTCAAAGGCGGCTCTTAACGAGGCATTGCGTCTCATGCTGCGGCCCTATTTCAATCATAGCGGCAATGCTGCAGAGGCTCTAACATTACGTGCTGAATCCGCAATAGCATCGGCTATTAGTAGACCCCCAACCTCGACTACCCCGCGAACAGTAAGACATCTTAGTGGACAGACGCCCAAAGATGATGTGGAAATGATTGTGGCAGGCGAACAGGCAAGCCTTGACGATTCTGACGATTCTGTTGTTCCAGATGCGGGCGAGACGGCGCGCACTGAGCAGACTCTCAATCCCACAACCTATGCCAACGGCTATGACACAACCGACTTTCAGCGGACTACCCGCAAGGTAGATGTCGAAGGCAGCACAACACCAAGTAATTGGCACACGCAGGGTCACAGTCGTGAGTTCCACCTGCGTCATCCAAACATGCCCGATCCGTTCGAAAAGCCGCAACACCATCACAATCCCCATCATCCCCACCATGACCATaaccaccaccaacaccaCAATCCTTCCCATTCCGAGCACCAGCACAGTCGTCGCTTCCACAGCCAGCATCCTAATTTGCCCAATCCCTTCGCTGACGAAGAGCAAAAGCCGCAGCAGCAAGATGATGACGAGGAGTTTCTGCCCAATCCAAATGCTGAAGCCACAACACCACAAAGCGTCGACATTAGCTTTCGCGGCGACTTTGAGGACTCCTGTGAGTTCGATTGTGGCGGCGGCAAGTGTGTAAAGCAATCGCAGGTCTGTGATGGCGTCAACAACTGTGGCAATCGCAAAGATGAGTCCCGCTGTGATCACCTGGGTTATCAGCTAAGGTTAACCGGCGGCAACAGTCCAAACATGGGACGTGTTGAGGTCAAAA TCAATGGTCAATGGGGTTATGTTTGCGATGATAATTTTGGACTACGGGATGCGGACGTTGTGTGCCGGGAACTGGGCTTTAAGATGGGTGCCGCCGAGGTGCGCGGTAACTCATTTTATGTGCCGCCCGAGCGCAACTTCAACTATGTTATGGATGCAGTCGATTGCCGCGGCAATGAGACAAAGCTGAAGGACTGCGACTTCAAGGGTTGGGGTGTTCACAACTGTGGTGTCGATGAGGTTGTCGGCGTTGTCTGCAAGGTGCCGCTGCTCAAGTGCCCCAACAACTTGTGGCTGTGTCACACGTCAAAGGAGTGTATACCTCCAGCCTTTGTGTGTGATAATACTGCTGATTGTGCCGATAAATCAGACGAAAGTGATGCTGTGTGCAAG GCGCCCGTAGAGTACCGCTTAGAGGGTGGAAGGAGTCCAAATGAGGGACGTCTTGAAGTCAAGTACCATGGTGTTTGGGGCAGCGTTTGCGATGAcgattttaatatgaaatccGCTCAAGTGGCCTGCAACTCGCTCGGCTACTACGGCACACCG AAAATGGAAGCCAACATCTTTGGGCCAGGCAACGGACCTATTTGGCTGGATCAAGTGATGTGCCAGGGCAATGAGACGAGCATTGACACGTGCAGCCACTGGAATTGGGGCGAACACAATTGCAATCACACAGAGGATGTCAGTCTGCGTTGCACTGCAGGACCACGACCACGACAGCAGCGACTTTTCACCAAGTTGCAGCCAACGAGCGCAAATAAGACAGCCGGTGATGCAAGTGCAGTTAGTTTCTCCGATATTGGGCTCTGGGAGAGATCGAGCAAGGCGCTGCACACGCCAAGACGCTGCGGGATCTTCAAGGATGATTTGTTGGATGAGTTTGCGCATCCCGAAGAGCGTGTTGTCAAAGGTAGCGTGGCACGTCGTGGTCGCCATCCCTGGCAGGCAACCATACGCACTCGTGGACGTGGCGGCATCTCCAGTCATTGGTGTGGTGCTGTGGTCATCTCGAAGCGACATCTGCTCACTGCTGCCCATTGTCTCTATGGTCATCGGAAGGGCGCTTACTTTGTGCGCGTGGGCGATCATTATGCCAACATTGCCGAGCACTCCGAGGTGGATTCATTCATTGAGAACTGGTACACACACGAACAGTTCCGACAGCCTACGCACATGAACAACGATATTGCCGTTGTGGTGTTGAAGACGCCACTCAAGTTCAACGATTACGTCCAACCGATTTGCCTGCCGGAGCGTGGAGCTCCGCTTACCGAGAACCGCACCTGCACCATCTCCGGCTGGGGCTCCATTAAATCAGGTGTTTCCA CTCCCTCGCAGGAGTTGCGTGCTGCGCAGTTGCCCATTTTGCCGGATACCACCTGCAAGCAACTGAATGTCTACGGCGATGCTATGACTGAGG GCATGTTCTGCGCCGGCTCCATGGATGAGAGCGTCGATGCCTGCGAGGGCGACTCTGGCGGCCCGCTTGTCTGCTCCGACGAGG ATGGCGAGACACTGTACGGCATCATATCGTGGGGTCAACACTGCGGCTATCAGAATCGTCCTGGCGTCTATGTGCGTGTCTGTCACTACGTCGATTGGATCTACGAAAAGATCAATCAAAGTTTAATGCGCATGTAA
- the LOC117566959 gene encoding uncharacterized protein LOC117566959 isoform X4 produces the protein MIVQFKCLGLALLLVSLVPNESSAYQPGSGLSAHATYASNARAQEQLAPIYDRDAPCPAHYNGLKPYPHDCHRYINCAEGRPSIQTCASGTAFNPSTLVCDQASKRTCESAAQPNRSERLQQLDAEPKCAPGLTGLQPHPYDCSKFLNCANGQTYVQSCGPGTAFSPTMLVCDFRHKVQCGDNHNFNGATTAAANEYREPRTHQGSYDQSGSASGIKTTTYQGGDRWSNMNMQRPAGIGFGYPGQQQPSQPPQPHQPAGWSGHGSSYSQQSPTQSVLYVEGSLQPKRNYPESATNTIYKAPLAPMAPVPTTTTSSQEHIYYAQPVDEPQTLSRQNFSRRIDVHVPSNEWRPLPQNPSSPPQYPSYQPQNPSTLPQHPSTLSGQRPLDLDYDPSTPTSPNPYGIDYEPSRDSPRPTYRERLQPDFNSRTTPPPLPGQRPLDLDYNPHTSVDQLPSASGHQPSFRPPPPVPGVPANHSPSYHAPSQPSDESNLYGGLQPPPPSPANTLTTTTQSSVRTFPIYPPLSNASPNQPGSYPHYSPPYAGVAHSRNTSWHKAPPPAPAPDPFNAQEEYDDQDLDDAELLTTSTEKSGLRPPPFKHDFYNPTQSAQPNVDPNSKAALNEALRLMLRPYFNHSGNAAEALTLRAESAIASAISRPPTSTTPRTVRHLSGQTPKDDVEMIVAGEQASLDDSDDSVVPDAGETARTEQTLNPTTYANGYDTTDFQRTTRKVDVEGSTTPSNWHTQGHSREFHLRHPNMPDPFEKPQHHHNPHHPHHDHNHHQHHNPSHSEHQHSRRFHSQHPNLPNPFADEEQKPQQQDDDEEFLPNPNAEATTPQSVDISFRGDFEDSCEFDCGGGKCVKQSQVCDGVNNCGNRKDESRCDHLGYQLRLTGGNSPNMGRVEVKINGQWGYVCDDNFGLRDADVVCRELGFKMGAAEVRGNSFYVPPERNFNYVMDAVDCRGNETKLKDCDFKGWGVHNCGVDEVVGVVCKVPLLKCPNNLWLCHTSKECIPPAFVCDNTADCADKSDESDAVCKAPVEYRLEGGRSPNEGRLEVKYHGVWGSVCDDDFNMKSAQVACNSLGYYGTPKMEANIFGPGNGPIWLDQVMCQGNETSIDTCSHWNWGEHNCNHTEDVSLRCTAGPRPRQQRLFTKLQPTSANKTAGDASAVSFSDIGLWERSSKALHTPRRCGIFKDDLLDEFAHPEERVVKGSVARRGRHPWQATIRTRGRGGISSHWCGAVVISKRHLLTAAHCLYGHRKGAYFVRVGDHYANIAEHSEVDSFIENWYTHEQFRQPTHMNNDIAVVVLKTPLKFNDYVQPICLPERGAPLTENRTCTISGWGSIKSGVSTPSQELRAAQLPILPDTTCKQLNVYGDAMTEGMFCAGSMDESVDACEGDSGGPLVCSDEDGETLYGIISWGQHCGYQNRPGVYVRVCHYVDWIYEKINQSLMRM, from the exons ATGATCGTTCAATTTAAGTGCCTGGGACTGGCGCTTCTTCTGGTGTCGCTGGTC CCAAATGAATCGAGCGCTTATCAACCTGGCAGCGGGTTATCAGCTCATGCGACTTATGCCAGCAATGCGAGAGCTCAAGAGCAGCTGGCGCCCATCTATGATCGTGATGCGCCTTGCCCGGCTCACTATAATGGATTGAAACCATATCCACACGACTGCCATCGCTATATCAACTGCGCCGAGGGTCGTCCGTCGATACAGACATGTGCTTCAGGCACAGCGTTCAATCCCTCGACGCTCGTCTGTGATCAGGCGAGTAAAAGGACGTGCGAAAGTGCCGCTCAACCGAATCGTTCGGAGCGTCTGCAACAACTGGATGCGGAACCCAAGTGCGCACCAGGCTTGACTGGACTGCAGCCACATCCTTACGACTGCAGCAAGTTCCTGAACTGCGCCAATGGACAGACTTATGTACAATCTTGTGGACCTGGCACTGCTTTCAGTCCAACCATGTTGGTCTGTGATTTTAGGCACAAAGTGCAGTGCGGAGATAATCATAATTTCAATGGCGctacaactgctgctgctaacg AATACCGTGAGCCGCGCACACATCAAGGAAGCTACGATCAGTCAGGTAGTGCTTCAGGCATTAAGACGACAACATATCAAGGTGGTGATCGATGGAGTAACATGAACATGCAGCGACCTGCTGGCATTGGCTTTGGCTATCCcggacagcagcagccttCACAGCCTCCACAACCTCACCAGCCGGCTGGTTGGTCGGGCCACGGAAGCTCCTACAGTCAGCAATCGCCCACGCAAAGCGTGCTCTATGTGGAGGGTTCACTGCAGCCAAAGCGTAATTATCCTGAGTCAGCCACAAACACAATCTATAAAGCACCGCTGGCTCCAATGGCGCCCgtgccaacgacaacgacatcaaGCCAGGAGCATATCTATTATGCCCAGCCCGTGGATGAACCACAAACTTTGTCGCGTCAGAACTTTAGTCGCAGAATCGATGTGCATGTGCCGTCTAATGAATGGCGACCACTGCCCCAAAATCCCTCCTCCCCGCCTCAATATCCTTCCTACCAACCCCAAAATCCTTCTACACTACCTCAACACCCATCTACTCTGTCCGGACAGCGACCCCTGGACCTAGATTACGATCCGTCTACTCCCACTAGTCCCAACCCTTATGGTATTGATTACGAACCCTCTCGAGATAGTCCCCGACCTACATACCGGGAGCGGCTTCAGCCAGACTTTAATTCGCGGACCACTCCACCTCCTCTACCCGGACAACGACCTCTAGACCTCGACTACAACCCACACACAAGTGTTGACCAGCTGCCCAGTGCTTCAGGGCATCAGCCCAGTTTTAGGCCACCACCTCCAGTTCCTGGCGTGCCCGCTAATCACAGTCCAAGTTATCATGCTCCTTCTCAACCTTCAGACGAGTCCAATCTCTATGGTGGCCTGCAGCCACCACCACCTTCTCCTGCAAATACCTTGACTACCACAACCCAGTCGAGTGTGCGCACGTTTCCCATTTATCCGCCCTTAAGCAACGCATCGCCTAATCAGCCAGGCAGCTATCCTCATTATAGTCCACCCTATGCAGGTGTTGCGCACTCGCGTAATACTTCTTGGCACAAGGCGCCACCgccagctccagctcctgATCCGTTCAATGCCCAAGAGGAATACGATGATCAGGACTTGGATGATGCTGAGCTGCTGACCACAAGTACTGAAAAAAGTGGTTTGAGGCCACCGCCGTTCAAGCATGACTTTTACAATCCCACGCAAAGTGCCCAACCCAATGTGGATCCGAATTCAAAGGCGGCTCTTAACGAGGCATTGCGTCTCATGCTGCGGCCCTATTTCAATCATAGCGGCAATGCTGCAGAGGCTCTAACATTACGTGCTGAATCCGCAATAGCATCGGCTATTAGTAGACCCCCAACCTCGACTACCCCGCGAACAGTAAGACATCTTAGTGGACAGACGCCCAAAGATGATGTGGAAATGATTGTGGCAGGCGAACAGGCAAGCCTTGACGATTCTGACGATTCTGTTGTTCCAGATGCGGGCGAGACGGCGCGCACTGAGCAGACTCTCAATCCCACAACCTATGCCAACGGCTATGACACAACCGACTTTCAGCGGACTACCCGCAAGGTAGATGTCGAAGGCAGCACAACACCAAGTAATTGGCACACGCAGGGTCACAGTCGTGAGTTCCACCTGCGTCATCCAAACATGCCCGATCCGTTCGAAAAGCCGCAACACCATCACAATCCCCATCATCCCCACCATGACCATaaccaccaccaacaccaCAATCCTTCCCATTCCGAGCACCAGCACAGTCGTCGCTTCCACAGCCAGCATCCTAATTTGCCCAATCCCTTCGCTGACGAAGAGCAAAAGCCGCAGCAGCAAGATGATGACGAGGAGTTTCTGCCCAATCCAAATGCTGAAGCCACAACACCACAAAGCGTCGACATTAGCTTTCGCGGCGACTTTGAGGACTCCTGTGAGTTCGATTGTGGCGGCGGCAAGTGTGTAAAGCAATCGCAGGTCTGTGATGGCGTCAACAACTGTGGCAATCGCAAAGATGAGTCCCGCTGTGATCACCTGGGTTATCAGCTAAGGTTAACCGGCGGCAACAGTCCAAACATGGGACGTGTTGAGGTCAAAA TCAATGGTCAATGGGGTTATGTTTGCGATGATAATTTTGGACTACGGGATGCGGACGTTGTGTGCCGGGAACTGGGCTTTAAGATGGGTGCCGCCGAGGTGCGCGGTAACTCATTTTATGTGCCGCCCGAGCGCAACTTCAACTATGTTATGGATGCAGTCGATTGCCGCGGCAATGAGACAAAGCTGAAGGACTGCGACTTCAAGGGTTGGGGTGTTCACAACTGTGGTGTCGATGAGGTTGTCGGCGTTGTCTGCAAGGTGCCGCTGCTCAAGTGCCCCAACAACTTGTGGCTGTGTCACACGTCAAAGGAGTGTATACCTCCAGCCTTTGTGTGTGATAATACTGCTGATTGTGCCGATAAATCAGACGAAAGTGATGCTGTGTGCAAG GCGCCCGTAGAGTACCGCTTAGAGGGTGGAAGGAGTCCAAATGAGGGACGTCTTGAAGTCAAGTACCATGGTGTTTGGGGCAGCGTTTGCGATGAcgattttaatatgaaatccGCTCAAGTGGCCTGCAACTCGCTCGGCTACTACGGCACACCG AAAATGGAAGCCAACATCTTTGGGCCAGGCAACGGACCTATTTGGCTGGATCAAGTGATGTGCCAGGGCAATGAGACGAGCATTGACACGTGCAGCCACTGGAATTGGGGCGAACACAATTGCAATCACACAGAGGATGTCAGTCTGCGTTGCACTGCAGGACCACGACCACGACAGCAGCGACTTTTCACCAAGTTGCAGCCAACGAGCGCAAATAAGACAGCCGGTGATGCAAGTGCAGTTAGTTTCTCCGATATTGGGCTCTGGGAGAGATCGAGCAAGGCGCTGCACACGCCAAGACGCTGCGGGATCTTCAAGGATGATTTGTTGGATGAGTTTGCGCATCCCGAAGAGCGTGTTGTCAAAGGTAGCGTGGCACGTCGTGGTCGCCATCCCTGGCAGGCAACCATACGCACTCGTGGACGTGGCGGCATCTCCAGTCATTGGTGTGGTGCTGTGGTCATCTCGAAGCGACATCTGCTCACTGCTGCCCATTGTCTCTATGGTCATCGGAAGGGCGCTTACTTTGTGCGCGTGGGCGATCATTATGCCAACATTGCCGAGCACTCCGAGGTGGATTCATTCATTGAGAACTGGTACACACACGAACAGTTCCGACAGCCTACGCACATGAACAACGATATTGCCGTTGTGGTGTTGAAGACGCCACTCAAGTTCAACGATTACGTCCAACCGATTTGCCTGCCGGAGCGTGGAGCTCCGCTTACCGAGAACCGCACCTGCACCATCTCCGGCTGGGGCTCCATTAAATCAGGTGTTTCCA CTCCCTCGCAGGAGTTGCGTGCTGCGCAGTTGCCCATTTTGCCGGATACCACCTGCAAGCAACTGAATGTCTACGGCGATGCTATGACTGAGG GCATGTTCTGCGCCGGCTCCATGGATGAGAGCGTCGATGCCTGCGAGGGCGACTCTGGCGGCCCGCTTGTCTGCTCCGACGAGG ATGGCGAGACACTGTACGGCATCATATCGTGGGGTCAACACTGCGGCTATCAGAATCGTCCTGGCGTCTATGTGCGTGTCTGTCACTACGTCGATTGGATCTACGAAAAGATCAATCAAAGTTTAATGCGCATGTAA